GAGGAAGCAATTAAATCCTTCACACGCTCTGCTTTCCAACATGATGCCCACATATATGCTTATACATGCTTACAGCTATCAAGGTTGGAGGActacacacatttttttaaagaatgtaaAGATGCAACTGACCATTGAAAGTGACTGGGGATGTAAGTTTGAGAAGAACAACATCTTGGTCATTAGTTTTAGTGTCATAGTTCTCATTGACTATTATCTTCTCAACAAGGTACGGAGCAGGCAGATTGTTCAGGGACACCGTTCCACCGTATACTCTCCAGTTCTGAGGGGATAGAGCCGCAGAGATGTCTCTGAAACCCCGAAAGACACTCCTCAATGGACAGCAACAGATTGATGTAGATTTCAGCACAGAATAATGGGCattatgatttttaaaatgcatgtttttgCATTGTTAACTGCAGCTGGACCTTAAAGTATCTACAATCACAATGTACAGACTCTAGGAATCAGAGAGTTTACTAAGGTAGACTGTGGTCAATTTAAGGgggtgtgaaaaaaaattacaagggtatgtttgttttaatttttttgttttttgtttttgttggttaCCTTGGGAAACAGTGGGCAGCAGAAAGCACAAAATCAGGGGAGATCAGGACTCCTCCGCAGACATGGGATCCTCTGAACTGTAGCGACAACTGCCAAGGCCAATTACCCATTTTAGCTACGGTGCCACCGATGATCCGGGATGTGGCCTGCTGCTTACCACAATCTGGACAACAATGCAAGGTACcatgcaaaagaaagaaagggaaacaaaactatTTTCAGCATATAGTTTTATCCTTGATGAGTGCAGAAAAAATACATTGTATCTGCCAGCGTTGCTGCTCCAGTGCTGTTAAATCTTAAAGCGATCTTCACAGGAGTCATAATGTTTTATGTTATCAAGGTCACGGTCACCTAACAAAACACCTTGTGGCCATAATTTAAGAACTCTTTGAGTAATTTTCACACAGTTTTAAACAAGTCTTAAGATTTTATGAGGTCATTTTTTGGGccagttaagtagcagaggggtTTTCTTAACTGCTCTGATGAGGTCATAACGTCCGCTATTGGCCCTGTGCTCACTACCAGAAATCGCAGACCCACCACTGGCACCCTGTGCTGCATTAATGTTTGAGATGATAAAACACCACCGACATGATTTGGTGCCCCAAATCATCATAGACAGCAAAAACTTCACACAGGACTTCAACCACGTTGGATTCTGTCTCTCCACTTTTCCTCCAGACTTTTGAGATAACGTCCAGGTAAGACATTTTTTATACTGTTTCTCGCATTCCTATCTCCTATCCTATCATGATGCTCCTTAGACTTCTGTGTGTGGTGGCTCTTAATGCCAAAACACCAGCCTCTGTCCCAAATTCGAAGCTTTCTCAAGTTCTTGAAATAATTTTTGACAATCCTTTCAAAGCTTCATCTTGCCCGTTAAAAGCAGCCTTTTCAGCAGTGACCTTCTGTGGCCCACCCTCCTTTTGGAAGTTGTCAGTTCATCATCTGAACAACTGTACAGCCAACAGTCACCCCCATGATTACGGTCGTGTGTACTGACAAAAGCTAtccaaaaaaaatctaacagaAAAATGCCTGAACCTTGAAATTTTCAGAAAATGATTCTGATACATTTGTTAGTATTGCACTGGCTAATAACTGCATTTTCAGTTATAGGTACTGGGTGTAACATAAGAGAGACATAGAGAGAGAAATAGAAAGTGTGTGACATATGACTGTAGGAACAGATGGAGGCTCCTTACCCACACACTGCAGGGAGACAGTCAGCTTGTTCGGACAGGGAGAACTGCATGTTGCCACAATAAGGGAAACATGTTAAAATGGGTACATGCAGTCAACCAATTCTAATGGTGTTAACCAACAGATCATATGTACCTGACATTTGCCCGAGCCTGGATAGGAGCAGATCTTGTGCTGTTGTTCAGTGTTAAACCTATGGAATCTGACTGAATAGTACCTGTCATATAGACActggagacagagagaaaaatgatTAGATAAACGGACACATACAGAGACCATTTTCTGCAGTCAATATCTGAGTGAATCTGTAAACTAATTGTGCTTCTGTCATACTGAGACGCCCCACTGGTAGTCACTCCTGTGGAGAATCAATTCaatccaaaacacacagcagcagatgaGGTGATGCTACATGAACCTCTGTGGGTAATTACAGGTTGGGTTTGAAGCCCACGTGTTTATGGGCTGTTGTTGAAATCGACCCTTCCAAATTACACGCTAAATCACTCTTTCATGTAGCCCGTGCTAGGTCTAAATGACGATAGATAATGGTAATATATATTATGATGATTACCTTTGATCCaaagtttttctcagttgcCTTTAAACTTTTTAGCCTTTATTTAGATAGGGCACTAGAGAGAAAACAGCCAGTAAAGGGCTCTGTATGCAAACCCAGGCCTCTGCAATGGTCTGGGTTGCCTGTTCTACTGAACTATACCTTTAAACTTTTTATACATGGTGTTCAATACATTTTAGGTGAGCTATGACAATAATAGGCAGGGTAAAGTGGTGATCCCATACTTTCTGAATCCTTGCTGCTTGCAGATCTGCATGGCTTCATTGTTATCCCACCCTTGGTTACACACTGGTAGGAAGCGACCATCTGTGGCTGTTCTGACCTGCAGACTGTTTCCCTCACCAAACCTCACTGGAGAAGTAATGGAGGGATAACAAAAAGAATACATCTTTAGTCTCCTTAGTCGattatgtgcatgtgtgacTATTAGGCAATTTTagctttcattttgctgctgttgtaaatacaaacattaacctctaaaaagtaaaatagctgttaattttttttttaatttgccaAGACCTTTCTTGTGTATTCTTCTCATATATGTCCCTTGTTGTTAGGTATTACATAGCGAGTATAATATGAATAAAACCAATACAATTATACATAATGCAGATTTAAGTTGGATCCCTTGAGAATTCTGACACATATGGATACATATGCCTTCCGtagtttattattgttatttgcCAATCCTACTTCACCTTCTTTCCTCGTATTAGCCCAATCCTGGTAAGGTTATGACTTACCACAGTATGCTTCGTCAGTGCCATGTTGGCAGTCCTCTTTTCCGTCACATATGACAGTATTGTTTGGGCAGGTGTCCTTTGGCAAAACTGCACTTTGGGTTTTCATATCATCGCTCCCATCATGCTCATCGTAGTGGATCGCTgatgttgcactcctggtgcCGTACACAACTGTGGTTGGAGAGTATGTAGAAATGGTTTTAAAGTAAGTAGAGGTAGAGTGTGCCATTATTGTTATACTTAACCctaacaaaataatgaaataaaataagaacAGTAATATGCATCTTAAAATTGACCACATCTCTTTCCATCTCACTTAATAAATATCAGCAACTATTCCTACGTACTCCAGTTAACATCAATGATTTTCAAAATGAGCACTGCATGCAGCAgacaacacagagaaaacattttgtcactgcCAACAAATatctgtgaaaatgaaaaaaaaaaaaattttttaggGAGCAcaataattcagttcagttatatttatataccgccaaatcacaacaatagttgcAAAATAATGCATCATATACTGGTAATGATATTTAGCAACTGGGTTTATGCTTCATACTGTTTTTAAATACCAGCAGTTACACAAAATGAgcataaacaaatgaaaatagatAAATTCTTACAATCTTAGGCCCACAAGGAAACAAAAACTATTGTAACTAACTGAGCTTTATGTGCGGATACAAAAGTTTAACAAACTTAGTTCACAAGTTTTGATGATATTGTCCAGTGATCAAAGTATACCTCCAAGCCAAATGGCCAATCCCAGCAGAGCAAGCAACAGTAGGACTGACAACAACACGCCAATGCACCTTTTCTTGCTCTCACAGCAtccctttttcttctttgggACTAAACACAGTCAGAACAAAAGCATATAGTGACACACATATTAATGATCGTTGGAGCGACTCTGACtcaacatttgttttgtttgtacaTTTACAATACATGGATTTTATTCCTAGAAAAATATGGGAGGTGCAGGTATAACTCACTTGTGCTGGGCTGTGAGACTTGGGGAGCAACAACAGATGGTGAATACCGAGGGATGTAACGTGGCTGGGATGGGGGCATCACCCCTGGACCCAAGCCATACACCACCTCTTCATAAGACCTGAGGGGTGGCTGCGTGTGGACAGCAACAGAGTAGTAGGGAGGAGGGGGGGTGTCCtaagagaaaaagacaaaaaaaatgaggGTAAAACAAATACTCTGCAAGATTTCATAGATACAATCTCTTACTGGAATAACAAACAATGTCATGTGAAGTCTATGTCCGATATTATATAATCTCTCCTTGGGCACAAGAtgataattatttgatcccctgctgaattaGTATGTTTGCTTATCTTTAgagtagttttattttaatgggcAGAAGTTGACTGTTCTGAATTTCAGCCAAATTAGTTATAAATTGTTTTACATGTCAGTGAGTGAAATTAGTATTTGGTCTACTACAGCCTAGCTAGAAATCTGGCAGATTCCATTCCAAATTATCCACCACCATGGGGAAGGCCATGGTCAAGGTCATTCAGGGGCATAGCCAGACCTTATTCatatagaaaatctgtggagggagctgaagTTTCAAACTGCCAAGCAGCAGCCAAGAAAACTAAAGGATTTAGAGTGTTTATGTAAAGAGAAGTGGGCTAAAGTGGGCCTTCCTGAGATAAGTAAAAACCTGGTGACCAACTACAAGAAACCTTATACCACTGTGCTTGCCAACAAGGGTTCTCCAGTACTAAGTCATGTTTTaaggtatatatatattaggTATAATATATACAATTAGACATACATGAGCTAGAATGGTAAATCGTCAATTGTGTGTTTCTTGTTGTTAAGACTGCACGTTTCTGGCTGTCAAGAGTCTGCATGTAACCTATTGTCCTCCATGATATCCAAACACTGTTATCAAGTCTACACCAGCGCAACAACCTTATAGGCACAAAGAAAGAAGTGATGTATCCTGGCAACAGTGTCTAACAGATCAAATTTAGGAGATTTAGGGGTATGTTCCTCATTTCTCAGTATGTGATATCGTCTCTGCCAGTAGCCATATCAAGAATTTCAAACAAAGGTCTTAATCCATATTTGGAGACTTGTGTGGGACAAGTTGGTGCAAAATGATAGTGGGAAAAATGCAACTAAGAACAAGTTGGTTCACTGGGTTTTTCTTAGAGGAATAAGTGGCTCAAATACTTTAATCCACATGGGTTAAAGCTCTACCAAGAGTTCATTGTGAGTGACTCATGGCACAGAAACTACTGACTAGTCAGTAGTAGCCACCTTGGTAAAAGGATGGTGTCTAAGCAGCTGTCAGcaatatttttgtgtgtgtacgtTAGTGTGTTTGTCTTCTGTATCTACCAAGGAACTGTTTTGGTATCCCTTAGTTGTTAGCAAGTGTTACTTTATGTTTTCCCAAATGTGTTAGAGGTTAATCTGAACTAAACAAGGAAGTTGTAGCAGAAAACATTTTCTATGAACACTTCctaatgcattttttctttttgtttgtcttaaGAGGGTGTGGTATTGTTTTTGGTTGACAAAAAAGTTCCAGCAAGCATTTGTCAACCTTTGGATGTCATTGACTGGAATCACTGCAAATAACTATATCTCTCTGATTGCCTTTCTACTACAGAACAATCCAGCAATCCAGCACCCTCTGGACTGACCCGGTgcctcattttctgttttcttaagATGATAAAGTTAGTCTGTGGGCCATACCTGCCCGTTTTTATCAATTATTAACAATGAAAGTTTGCCCAGGTTAAAGTTTAGTGAAATGAAGGTCAGCATGAGAGCATCAGCAAACTCTTTGTCTttgttcacttcctgtttatttttaactttttctctcAACCCTGGGCCCCCACCCCACACTTTGAG
The genomic region above belongs to Oreochromis aureus strain Israel breed Guangdong linkage group 14, ZZ_aureus, whole genome shotgun sequence and contains:
- the tmprss13a gene encoding transmembrane protease serine 13a isoform X2 is translated as MDKHDPDTPPPPYYSVAVHTQPPLRSYEEVVYGLGPGVMPPSQPRYIPRYSPSVVAPQVSQPSTIPKKKKGCCESKKRCIGVLLSVLLLLALLGLAIWLGVVYGTRSATSAIHYDEHDGSDDMKTQSAVLPKDTCPNNTVICDGKEDCQHGTDEAYCVRFGEGNSLQVRTATDGRFLPVCNQGWDNNEAMQICKQQGFRNVYMTGTIQSDSIGLTLNNSTRSAPIQARANVSSPCPNKLTVSLQCVDCGKQQATSRIIGGTVAKMGNWPWQLSLQFRGSHVCGGVLISPDFVLSAAHCFPRDISAALSPQNWRVYGGTVSLNNLPAPYLVEKIIVNENYDTKTNDQDVVLLKLTSPVTFNDKVQPACLPAYNQNFVQGTQCWTSGFGTTQASSGVASKDLMEVSVDIIDTQVCNSRDVYGGLVTNYMLCAGKLNGGKDSCQGDSGGPLVCQGENRFYLVGITSWGAGCGEKNKPGVYTRVSSVLPWIYTSMHRAMV
- the tmprss13a gene encoding transmembrane protease serine 13a isoform X1; translated protein: MQFSTEIPERKDTPPPPYYSVAVHTQPPLRSYEEVVYGLGPGVMPPSQPRYIPRYSPSVVAPQVSQPSTIPKKKKGCCESKKRCIGVLLSVLLLLALLGLAIWLGVVYGTRSATSAIHYDEHDGSDDMKTQSAVLPKDTCPNNTVICDGKEDCQHGTDEAYCVRFGEGNSLQVRTATDGRFLPVCNQGWDNNEAMQICKQQGFRNVYMTGTIQSDSIGLTLNNSTRSAPIQARANVSSPCPNKLTVSLQCVDCGKQQATSRIIGGTVAKMGNWPWQLSLQFRGSHVCGGVLISPDFVLSAAHCFPRDISAALSPQNWRVYGGTVSLNNLPAPYLVEKIIVNENYDTKTNDQDVVLLKLTSPVTFNDKVQPACLPAYNQNFVQGTQCWTSGFGTTQASSGVASKDLMEVSVDIIDTQVCNSRDVYGGLVTNYMLCAGKLNGGKDSCQGDSGGPLVCQGENRFYLVGITSWGAGCGEKNKPGVYTRVSSVLPWIYTSMHRAMV